In Pongo abelii isolate AG06213 chromosome X, NHGRI_mPonAbe1-v2.0_pri, whole genome shotgun sequence, one DNA window encodes the following:
- the GEMIN8 gene encoding gem-associated protein 8 isoform X1, with translation MAAVKASTSKATRPWYSHPVYARYWQHYHQAMAWMQSHHNAYRKAVESCFSLPWYFPPALLPQSSYDNEAAYPQSFYDHRVAWQDYPCSSSHFRRSGQHPYYSSRIQASTREDQALSKEEEMETESEAEVECDLSNMEITEELRQYFAETERHREERRRQQQLDAERLDSYVNADHDLYCNTRRSVEAPTERPGERRQAEMKRLYGDSAAKIQAMEAAVQLSFDKRCDQKQPKYWPVIPLKF, from the exons ATGGCAGCAGTGaag GCATCAACATCGAAAGCTACCAGGCCTTGGTATTCTCATCCGGTATATGCAAGATACTGGCAACATTATCATCAAGCAATGGCTTGGATGCAGAGCCATCACAATGCCTACAGGAAGGCCGTGGAATCCTGTTTCAGTCTTCCATGGTACTTCCCTCCTGCACTACTTCCCCAAAGCTCTTACGATAACGAGGCTGCGTATCCTCAGTCCTTCTATGACCATCGTGTGGCCTGGCAGGACTACCCCTGCAGTTCTTCACATTTCAGAAGATCTGGGCAGCATCCATATTACAGCAGTAGGATCCAGGCATCCACAAGAGAAGACCAAGCTTTGTCCAAAGAGGAAGAGATGGAGACCGAGTCAGAGGCAGAGGTAGAATGTGACCTGAGCAATATGGAAATCACCGAAGAGCTCCGCCAGTACTTTGCAGAGACCGAGAGGCATAGAGAAGAACGAC GGCGGCAGCAGCAGCTGGATGCAGAGCGCCTGGACAGCTATGTGAACGCTGACCACGACCTGTACTGCAACACCCGCCGGTCGGTAGAAGCCCCAACTGAGAGGCCTGGTGAGCGGCGCCAGGCCGAGATGAAGCGTTTGTACGGGGACAGTGCTGCCAAGATCCAAGCcatggaggctgcagtgcagctgAGCTTTGACAAGCGCTGTGACCAAAAGCAGCCCAAGTACTGGCCGGTCATCCCCCTGAAGTTCTGA
- the GEMIN8 gene encoding gem-associated protein 8 isoform X3, translating into MTSTLFFSFLLWWLRTDNEWSLYSPGLSWVVAIMPLCSLERAAGFVELRIPAFPDIANLFSFSSTSPLEKSYCSVPEGLCRKRVGDIPREFWHPFGLSQSEMAAVKASTSKATRPWYSHPVYARYWQHYHQAMAWMQSHHNAYRKAVESCFSLPWYFPPALLPQSSYDNEAAYPQSFYDHRVAWQDYPCSSSHFRRSGQHPYYSSRIQASTREDQALSKEEEMETESEAEVECDLSNMEITEELRQYFAETERHREERRRQQQLDAERLDSYVNADHDLYCNTRRSVEAPTERPGERRQAEMKRLYGDSAAKIQAMEAAVQLSFDKRCDQKQPKYWPVIPLKF; encoded by the exons ATGACCTCAAccctgtttttttccttccttctttggtGGTTGAGGACAGACAATGAATGGTCTCTGTACTCgcctgggctcagctgggtggtgGCCATTATGCCATTGTGCTCACTGGAGAGGGCTGCCGGGTTTGTAGAGCTGCGGATCCCGGCCTTCCCTGACATTGCCAATCTCTTTTCTTTCAGCTCCACCAGCCCATTGGAGAAAAGTTACTGTTCGGTCCCTGAAGGCTTGTGCCGTAAAAGAGTGGGAGACATTCCCAGGGAG TTTTGGCACCCATTTGGACTTTCACAATCAGAGATGGCAGCAGTGaag GCATCAACATCGAAAGCTACCAGGCCTTGGTATTCTCATCCGGTATATGCAAGATACTGGCAACATTATCATCAAGCAATGGCTTGGATGCAGAGCCATCACAATGCCTACAGGAAGGCCGTGGAATCCTGTTTCAGTCTTCCATGGTACTTCCCTCCTGCACTACTTCCCCAAAGCTCTTACGATAACGAGGCTGCGTATCCTCAGTCCTTCTATGACCATCGTGTGGCCTGGCAGGACTACCCCTGCAGTTCTTCACATTTCAGAAGATCTGGGCAGCATCCATATTACAGCAGTAGGATCCAGGCATCCACAAGAGAAGACCAAGCTTTGTCCAAAGAGGAAGAGATGGAGACCGAGTCAGAGGCAGAGGTAGAATGTGACCTGAGCAATATGGAAATCACCGAAGAGCTCCGCCAGTACTTTGCAGAGACCGAGAGGCATAGAGAAGAACGAC GGCGGCAGCAGCAGCTGGATGCAGAGCGCCTGGACAGCTATGTGAACGCTGACCACGACCTGTACTGCAACACCCGCCGGTCGGTAGAAGCCCCAACTGAGAGGCCTGGTGAGCGGCGCCAGGCCGAGATGAAGCGTTTGTACGGGGACAGTGCTGCCAAGATCCAAGCcatggaggctgcagtgcagctgAGCTTTGACAAGCGCTGTGACCAAAAGCAGCCCAAGTACTGGCCGGTCATCCCCCTGAAGTTCTGA
- the GEMIN8 gene encoding gem-associated protein 8 isoform X2 — MAAVKASTSKATRPWYSHPVYARYWQHYHQAMAWMQSHHNAYRKAVESCFSLPWYFPPALLPQSSYDNEAAYPQSFYDHRVAWQDYPCSSSHFRRSGQHPYYSSRIQASTREDQALSKEEEMETESEAEVECDLSNMEITEELRQYFAETERHREERHIHRCTKPINEMIRVNGCRKVERNMKMHFCCKSKNGDCPVTSGLHLSWGKGCAMKREDQSEMAPVLLACTCVLGGC, encoded by the exons ATGGCAGCAGTGaag GCATCAACATCGAAAGCTACCAGGCCTTGGTATTCTCATCCGGTATATGCAAGATACTGGCAACATTATCATCAAGCAATGGCTTGGATGCAGAGCCATCACAATGCCTACAGGAAGGCCGTGGAATCCTGTTTCAGTCTTCCATGGTACTTCCCTCCTGCACTACTTCCCCAAAGCTCTTACGATAACGAGGCTGCGTATCCTCAGTCCTTCTATGACCATCGTGTGGCCTGGCAGGACTACCCCTGCAGTTCTTCACATTTCAGAAGATCTGGGCAGCATCCATATTACAGCAGTAGGATCCAGGCATCCACAAGAGAAGACCAAGCTTTGTCCAAAGAGGAAGAGATGGAGACCGAGTCAGAGGCAGAGGTAGAATGTGACCTGAGCAATATGGAAATCACCGAAGAGCTCCGCCAGTACTTTGCAGAGACCGAGAGGCATAGAGAAGAACGAC ATATTCACAGGTGCACAAAACCGATCAATGAGATGATACGTGTTAATGGCTgtagaaaagtggaaaggaacatgaaaatGCACTTCTGTTGTAAAAGTAAAAATGGCGATTGTCCAGTAACTTCAGGATTACATTTGTCATGGGGCAAGGGATGTGCAATGAAGAGAGAAGACCAGTCTGAAATGGCTCCAGTTCTGCTGGCGTGTACCTGTGTTCTGGGTGGTTGCTGA